In a single window of the Penaeus chinensis breed Huanghai No. 1 chromosome 4, ASM1920278v2, whole genome shotgun sequence genome:
- the LOC125024954 gene encoding uncharacterized protein LOC125024954: MVPSDALLWWTGILLLAPAADACVIQHSHSGTTSISDGIPGSLYLLPGQNFSLLSLTFVMESMADQTRINRTIFLQAKSVRLPNVWHRIDIFPPKNESDFPRMTIPPSNETWALICCRGHEIRELRADTRGFALWSYKCPDNSLGQLLFPDGYSLQTRYVTFIVAAVLVLVALAVTMAVLAMLRQRRPCLPPPSDTPPDCSSADGNPDDEEQTPTDASRPRTSSAVSRGPATERVSRGPATESHYLLLTSPPPIDEDEAGYVILKSNQQQKKAKTTKKTTTTGHYANIQGVAKAENVYEELRL, from the exons ATGGTCCCCAGCGACGCCTTGCTTTGGTGGACGGGCATCTTGCTCTTGGCCCCGGCCGCTGACG CGTGCGTCATCCAGCACAGCCACAGCGGGACGACCTCGATCAGCGACGGGATTCCGGGCTCGCTCTATCTGCTTCCGGGCCAGAACTTTTCCCTGCTGTCTCTGACTTTCGTGATGGAGAGCATGGCCGACCAGACGCGGATTAACAGGACGATTTTCCTCCAAGCGAAGTCCGTGCGGCTGCCGAACGTGTGGCACAGGATTGATATCTTTCCTCCCAAG AATGAGTCGGATTTCCCGCGCATGACGATTCCGCCCTCGAACGAGACGTGGGCGCTCATCTGCTGCCGCGGCCACGAGATTAGGGAGCTGCGCGCCGACACTCGCGGCTTCGCGCTCTGGAGCTACAAGTGTCCCGACAATTCCCTCGGCCAGTTGCTGTTCCCCGACGGTTACTCGCTCCAAACAA GATATGTTACCTTCATAGTCGCTGCTGTCCTCGTGCTGGTGGCGCTGGCTGTGACAATGGCGGTGCTCGCCATGCTGAGGCAAAGGCGACCCTGTTTGCCACCACCTTCGGACACGCCCCCAGACTGTAGCAGCGCCGACGGAAACCCAGACGACGAAGAGCAGACCCCGACAGACGCCTCTCGACCAAGGACCTCGAGCGCCGTGTCCCGAGGCCCGGCCACCGAGCGCGTGTCCCGAGGTCCGGCCACCGAGTCGCATTACCTGTTGctgacctccccccctccgaTCGACGAGGACGAGGCAGGTTACGTCATTCTCAAGTCGAACCAGCAGcagaagaaggcgaagacgacGAAAAAGACGACGACGACGGGTCACTACGCTAATATCCAGGGCGTGGCAAAAGCTGAGAATGTGTACGAGGAGTTAAGGCTTTGA
- the LOC125024950 gene encoding 1-aminocyclopropane-1-carboxylate synthase-like protein 1 produces the protein MSKTSREAEDEMLLSLRGKQTADYKDFLFIYKQRASADPYDAVQNPHGIINMGTAQSHLMAEELTQQLSRSSAFAFSKKYQQYYDFSGIPELKEAIANFLTRHMNPHKQLLPEYIVVMPGATSCIDALAHALCDRGDIIITATPSYGCIFRDVNDHAGVIVEPLNLVQGKDSKTSFILEAEALRTHIQSLKASGRRVRAFILLHPNNPLGDVYEPELLHDLMAVCTREKIHFISDEVYALSVFDEGPRFHSVLSLEAPDPERTHVIWSFSKDFNLAGLRVGVIVNVSPQVTSCLRAVAEYKCVPHIIQHAAATLLNDTEWCDKFYLPTNRARLAKAYKETCKRLEIMGAHVRKARAGFFVWFSVQPFMKENTEEEEMALQEEIMDAGLYIAPGTKFYCISPGWMRLVFTVPKQELNEGLRRLEGVLRRRQAMLKILKTSKCAESLEKK, from the exons ATGAGCAAGACGAGCAGGGAAGCAGAGGATGAGATGCTATTGTCTTTGAGAGGCAAGCAGACAGCAGACTACAAGGATTTCCTGTTTATATACAAGCAGAGAGCGAGCGCAGATCCATATGACGCAGTCCAGAATCCTCAC GGTATCATCAACATGGGCACAGCTCAGAGTCACCTCATGGCCGAGGAACTTACACAACAGCTGAGCAGGAGCAGTGCCTTTGCTTTCTCCAAGAAATATCAACAATACTATGACTTTTCAGGCATCCCCGAGTTGAAGGAGGCAATAGCCAACTTCTTGACCAGACATATGAACCCTCATAAGCAGCTCTTGCCAGAATAT ATTGTAGTGATGCCTGGAGCAACCTCATGCATTGATGCCTTAGCCCATGCCCTGTGTGACAGAGGAGATATCATTATAACAGCCACTCCAAGTTATGGTTGCATTTTCAGAGACGTGAATGATCATGCTGGCGTCATAGTAGAACCTTTAAATCTTGTGCAG GGCAAGGACAGTAAGACAAGTTTTATTCTGGAGGCAGAAGCACTGAGGACACATATTCAGTCACTAAAAGCATCAGGTCGTCGGGTCAGAGCCTTCATCCTGCTCCATCCCAACAATCCTTTGGGTGATGTCTATGAACCAGAGTTGCTCCATGATCTTATGGCTGTGTGCACCAG AGAAAAGATCCACTTCATTAGTGACGAAGTGTATGCACTGTCAGTCTTTGACGAGGGTCCAAGGTTTCATAGTGTACTCAGCTTGGAAGCTCCAGATCCCGAGAGAACACATGTTATTTGGAGTTTTAGTAAG GACTTTAATCTGGCCGGTTTGAGGGTGGGAGTCATTGTGAATGTCAGTCCTCAGGTGACCTCTTGCCTGAGGGCTGTTGCTGAATATAAATGTGTTCCCCACATCATCCAGCATGCTGCAGCCACACTCCTCAATGATACAG AATGGTGTGACAAGTTTTATCTTCCAACAAACAGAGCAAGGCTTGCCAAGGCATACAAGGAAACATGCAAACGTCTAGAAATCATGGGAGCTCATGTCAGGAAGGCTAGGGCAGGCTTTTTTGTGTGGTTTTCTGTTCAGCCATTCATGAAGGAGaacacagaagaggaagaaatgg CACTGCAGGAAGAAATTATGGATGCAGGGTTATACATAGCACCAGGAACAAAATTTTACTGCATTTCACCAGGCTGGATGCGTCTTGTATTCACAGTTCCCAAGCAGGAGTTAAATGAGG GTTTGAGACGTTTAGAGGGTGTCTTGCGAAGACGACAAGCAATGTTAAAGATATTGAAAACAAGCAAATGTGCAGAATctctagaaaaaaaatga
- the LOC125024952 gene encoding trans-1,2-dihydrobenzene-1,2-diol dehydrogenase-like yields the protein MATRWGIASTGQISSDFATAMKALKNDHRLVAVGARSLASAQAFAKKHGAEKAYGSYEELSKDPDVEVVYIGTIHPFHLHVAKMMINAGKHVLCEKPLCMNVKQTKELVALARQKKVFLMEAVWSRLFPVYKEMMKRINAGEIGDIVQVICSFGLPIGTDRVLKKELGGGATLDLGVYCVQFASLVMGGERPEKVVAAGHLNEEGVDATTSATIVYSKGRVATINCSFRCELPCEGLVIGTKGTLKVANPIWCPIHLESPSGKFDSPLPDMGGSFNFLHGQGMMYEAAEVRRCLRGGLLESPYIKLDETLILAETMESVRKQVGVTYPQDA from the exons ATGGCGACACGATGGGGCATTGCGAGCACAGGACAGATCTCCTCAGACTTCGCGACCGCCATGAAGGCGCTGAAGAACGACCACCGTCTCGTCGCTGTTGGGGCTCGGTCGCTGGCTAGTGCCCAGGCCTTTGCAAAGAAGCATGGCGCCGAAAAGGCTTATGGATCCTATGAGGAGTTATCTAAGGACCCTGATGTTG AGGTTGTGTACATTGGCACGATTCACCCGTTCCACCTTCATGTGGCTAAAATGATGATCAACGCTGGGAAGCACGTTTTGTGCGAGAAACCCCTATGCATGAACGTTAAGCAGACGAAGGAGCTGGTGGCCCTTGCTCGCCAGAAGAAGGTCTTCTTGATGGAG GCTGTATGGTCTAGATTATTCCCAGTGTACAAGGAAATGATGAAGAGAATAAATGCTGGTGAAATCGGAGATATTGTACAGGTAATCTGCTCTTTCGGCCTGCCCATAGGAACAGACCGCGTTTT GAAAAAGGAGCTCGGAGGCGGGGCTACCTTGGATCTGGGTGTTTACTGCGTCCAATTTGCTTCGCTGGTCATGGGGGGCGAGAGGCCAGAAAAGGTGGTAGCTGCTGGTCATCTGAATGAAGAG GGCGTCGATGCAACAACAAGTGCTACTATCGTCTACTCGAAGGGAAGGGTTGCTACTATAAACTGCTCTTTTCGGTGCGAATTACCCTGTGAAGGCCTTGTCATTGGTACAAAGGGCACTCTGAAg GTGGCAAATCCAATCTGGTGTCCTATACACCTAGAATCGCCTTCCGGAAAGTTCGATTCTCCCTTGCCCGACATGGGAGGAAGCTTTAACTTCTTGCACGGCCAAGGGATGATGTATGAAGCTGCGGAAGTGAGGCGATGTCTGCGGGGAG GCTTGCTCGAGAGTCCCTACATAAAACTAGACGAAACACTTATACTGGCGGAAACCATGGAGTCTGTGAGGAAGCAAGTCGGAGTCACATACCCACAGGACGCGTAA